CATATTTTTCGATAACAGTGATGTTCGAACCACTTATGTGTATATAAGTGTATTTTGATTAAGTAAGAGGGGATGTCGAAGATAGGTTAGTAACTAGGTAGTTATACCGGAAGGTGCGGCCTAACGGCCAACTAAACTGCGAAAGGCCCAAAGTTAGTCCCAAAGAGAAAATAATGAAGTTTCATAAGGTCTTTTTGTCTAGATGCAAGTAGTCCGCATCTTTGCAGATATGTCTCTTTCATCGAGTCTCTCTTCAAGACCGTAGATTACGGTTTTTGTGCGGGTAAGAACTTACCAGATAATAAATTTTGCTATATTAGGACAGTTATAGTTACGACACTGGTCCATGCATGacgatataaataaaataaaaaataggactTGGTAATTGAAATACAAGtttctaaagttttttttaagttttcactcacaaaacttcaactttatttttatgtccaaataaaacttaaacttctaaatatcctttttcatcaacaaataatacttctttttattcaaatttcaatcaaataaTATCGAAACGACTAAtaagacaaatcaaagaaagaaacaaaggGCAGATTGAAGCACAGACAACAaattgaattatacaaaactagAAACTccaaaaacagtaaaaaaaaatgttcttctCCCCTTGAGATCATTTACATTTTCTAAAGAAAAAGTTTGTCCTGTAaacttcttcttcaaccaaCAGAAACTGAATTACATCATGGGAGAAGTGATATTGACATGTCTTAGGACTAAAAATAGGAAttgtttactttcttttttttacctcTCACTCGGTGTCCAGTACCTGTATTGAGGCCAGAGTAAATCTGAATTCACGCCAAGAAGTCCCACATTGAAGACGACTCCATATAGATTATTTTACTTACGATGAACAACATCCACCTTTCTTTGTTTCTGCAACTGTTTCTTGATTTCCATCATCAGCCTGCAAAACCACAGACTTACCATTTGCTAGTCGGCCCGAGTCCTTTTTCTGGAGCTCTTGAGATTGAATAACTTTCCTGCTCAGAATATTATAGATCTCCCTAACAACTGTCTGGAAAGCAGAAGTTACATTCGATGAATCCAAAGCTGAAGTTTCGATGAAAAATAGACCTTTCGCCTCTGCCAATGCTTTGCCTTCAGCTGTTGTAACTTCCCTGGCGTCTTTGAGATCAGACTTGTTGCCAACGAGTATTATAACCACATTCATGTCCGAATGAGCTGTTAACAGAGTAAAGATACAAGTCAAAAATGATGCTATCAGTTACGTAAAGATCCTGAAAATTGAAGCTGTCATGTATGTTGCTTTATTTTATGAGCAATTTTAGGGACAAGTACATCAAGGATACATGCTATGTTGCTCGAATTCTTTAAAATGTCGATGTGTGCATGTCAAATCCTCAAAATCCATGCGGGTGCAACAACAATTTCATAGAGTCCGAGCAGCATAAGACAACGGTGCCTTCCAAACAATCTAACCAACCCAGAGAATCATATGGGAGCACAATGCATAATCCAACAGATGAACTTAATGTACCGTTGACAAAAAAGATTATGCGTTAATGACATGGAATGATCTCTGCCGATACAAAATTCTCAACTACagcaacaataacatacccggtgtaatcccacaagtggcgTGTGGGGTGaatagagtgtacgcagaccttaccactaccttgggaggtagagaggttgtttccgctAGACCCTTGGCTCAATGAAAAGCATATCAAAGCAGATCGAAAAAGAAATAACTGAAGTGAAGGGATCATGGCAAAATACTATAGAAAGCATGataaaagattttgaaaaaaggAATAGCAAGTACACCAAAAGTGCGATAATAGAAGTACAAGAGACAATAGATTAGTGACAAAAATCGACGGACAAGAAGTTACATGAGAAATAGTATGACTACTAGTAGGGGTGGGTAAGCGAGAAAATGCTCTACTGtaacctactaaccttctaccctaattcTCAACTATTGAGCTATATTGAAACAAAATCCAGTGCAGACCTTCCTCAAGTACCTTAAACGTGGAGCATGAAATTTAGGCAATTtcaaactaaaatgataaaacaaacaagtatctagtaaaacaaatataaactaaaacaacaaaacaaatcaATAGCATGCTGCTTACTCTGAAGCTCGTTAAGCCATCGACCAATGTTTTCGAAAGTCAGGCGCCTACTAATATCATAAACCAGAAGAGCTCCAACTGCACCTCTGTAATATGCAGAAGTAACTGCTCTAAATCGTTCTTGACCAGCCGTATCCCATATCTGCGCTTTGACCTCCTTTCCATTTATGTTTATCTTTTGAGTCTGAAATTCTACTCCAATTGTcgattttgagtttggataGAATTCATCTCTAGCGAATCTAGCAAGCAAATTCGATTTACCAACTGCAGAATCACCAATCAATACAATTTTGAAAAGGTAgtcctcttttttttcttcctcgGAATTGTGTGCCATCTTCTtcaccacataaaatgggaagCTAGAACATCGTAACTACTTATTTATGCCGcgaaataaagaaaagtaaagaatgAGCAGGTATAGGCCCTCGGAAAAAAACTTCAAAGGCAGGGGTCGACTACAGAAGGAAATAGCTaaagtaaagaagaaagaagtcTCAGCGGTAAAAGTTCTATCAGGAGATGAGGAGTCGCGGAAAAATATTCAAAGTGGACTTGCAAAGCACCATGAACTACAACTTCCCTCCAGTCACTGAAGTTACTTCTTCGAGTTCAAATTCAGTCCTAAAAGGAAAGTGATCACTTTTAAATATCTGCACAAAAGCAAAGCATCAGAAACTTAAAATTTCAGTAAAGAATAAAGTGTCCCACCCCGTGCTAAGCTCCCACTCCCTTGCTTCTTGCCGCCAAGTATTAAGCTCAAAACCTGAAATTAATATGATGGAAATCAAGCACTCTGAAATTTCGTGGAAAATTAAGTTTTAGATTCTAAAATGACATCATCAACTAGCATGGGATTGAGgtgtagtagtagtagttgcTGTTGTAGTATTCTAAGATTACATATGGGTTGATTTCTTAGATGATCACTCAACTAATGGTCATTATCTGAGAAAGTCACCTTTCTTATTGATTccaattttcttcaacaaacaaagtgactttctgagataacaactattagttgagtgaccatttgAAAAATCAACTTGATGACATACTTAAGAACAATCTTTTGGACCTAAAGAAGTTTCCAAAACTCACCTAATTCGCTATAGGTTTTACCTGATTATACCATGTTACGTTACAAACTATTGCTCAATAAAGTCAGTGAAAAGACAAACAATCACCAACACACTTTGCATGTGCTTTTTTGGTGAGTAGGGAGAGATTGGTCACCTTCTctgaaaataagtaaaaaatctcAGTAGTTGGGAAGGATGCTACGACCATAGAACTGTTGGTGCtgtaaaatttcaataactatCCGAAGACTATTAAATTTCATACATTAATGACTAGAAGTTTATACATGAGCTGTAATtgattgaagaatcttgaagttCAGCATTGTACAGTTTACTACATTTCGTCCTCTTTCCCCTATAACTGAAAGTATTAGAGATTTAAATTGCAGTATTGTAAGGTTTCTGTCAAAATAAAAGACTGCTCGTGTTTTTTTAATCATGTGCAAATCAGCCATAGCTGACGACTGACACAAAATTGGCACTTGTACTTCTGGaaacatacaacaacaacaacatacccaaagTAGTCCCACAAGTGAAGTCTAGGGAGGGTAGTGTGTACTATATACGCAgccctaccttgtgaaggtagagaggcaGTTCCTGATGGACCCTCTACCTGAGTAGCGGATATATAAAAACCAATATGAAAAGGAGTCCACACTTCTAAAAAAGATCTATATGAAAATTAGAATTCCCACCACTTCTAGTTCCTCTTGAACACTCCATTTTAAGCTAAAGCCACCTCGACCAACAGAAGTTCTATCTCCTACAAACTGCATTATTTGAGATCGATGGTGTCTGGTCAACATACGTACACCTTGACTATGATTTAATAATTTACAAAGTTCCTGCTACCTTCCACCAACACATGTAACGAGTAACTCAGTCGACTTAGTCATAGGCAGATAAGAAAATTCACCTAGTTAGCATTGAAGCCTTATTTCCTAATGTCGCCACTCCAACATCTTCAACTGCCGGGGCAATCCCTTTGGGGGTACTACTTCAGTATGAATGTTTCATAAGGGCAAACGGAGCATAATCTCTATATCACAGTTGCCCTAGATTACAAGTACATGCATCTTTCTATGAAACTTAATCAAATCAATTGACTACACCTCAATCCCCAAACACTGGAATGCTATATAGATCTTTCTCTTTTGATCAGTCATCAAAGATTTCGTAAATGCTTGCTCTAAGCCAGTGTGATAACACATAATTATAGATTGTTGAGATCTCACATTGTATCCAAAATTGCATCAACACCGGGTACAATAATCAGATTGGCCATATAAATCTTGTATACCATTCGTTCTGTTTAGGTCTATTTCATTCATATCCTTTATGGAATATCAAGCGTTCTATAAATCTCTACTTACCTGTAGAAGGGATATTTTAATCCCAATTATTTTGTGTCGTTTATATAAATCATTTGTTACATGACTCTCTGTAACTAGCTAACTTCGTTCTTCCTATAACAAAGACTTAATATCATACCAATAAACAGAAAGTGCAACCTTCTGCAAGTAGTAGTAGTACTCCCTAAAAATGgctaacaacaacaacatactagtgtaatcccacaagtgaggtttgGGGAGGTTAGGATGTACGCACAACTTACCCCTACCTTTATgtggtagagaggttgtttccatagaccctcgactcaaaataaaagtaatcaAAACatgatagaaataaaaaaaaagacaatataATGGCAAGATAAATGGAACAAATGAAATAACAGACAATAGTGAAAATTAGTAGAATAAGATACTACACATATACTAACTAATACTTCAAGGCAAACTGGCTAacaaatagtttaattttttttaaccttcATTATGTAGTAGATTCCTTACCaggaattggaaaaaaaaacatgtctAACTGATCTCTCCAAATTTATTCGAATATTGCTGCTCGGACTCTTGAAAAAACTGATAAGTGTGTGCCACATCTTCCAAAAGTTGTGCACTTTGGAGGATCCGATACGGGTAcgataatatttttgaagagtcaaAGCAACATAttccttatcaaaaaaaaaggaaaaaaaaaaacaccctCACTCAGTCTGTTCAACCATGAACAGGAAAAGAGGCCCCATCCACATGTAAATGACTTTACCAATTAAAAGGAAATTGACCTTTAAGATAGAAGAACAGTATCCTACATGTTTTCCTATATGGGACCCTTGTAGtaaataatttcaacaataagCTACACTGCATAAGTTGTCTCATCATGtctaataaaaagaactttcaaaatattttgtatgaCTCAAACAAGACAGACAATAATTACTAAGTCTGACATAACTACTTCTAGTGCAACATCTTTTACTCCTAGTGCAACATcttttactccctccatttcaaagaatttaagaaagcaaagaaatttttgaatcttgttACGAGTACCAAAATGTGCTTTaatcttatgatcttaaacATATCAGGTGAAAAGTAGGAATTAAGAAGttgtcaaaaaaggaaagagacatttttttcGGAAAGACTAAgaagaaaagtaagacaaacaaattaaaacagagggagtaacaataacaacaacaacatcatacaGGTGGAGTTTGAGGAGGGTAGAGTATACACAAACCTTACCCTACCTTAGTAGGTAGAGAGGTTGTCTCCGATAGACCCCGAGCTCAAGGACAAGTATATCAAAGCAGTTCGagaaaagaaataacaaaagtgAAGAAGCCAAGACAAAATAAAGAAAGcattctgaaaaaaataaataactaaaaacaTAATACTACTATAACCAAAGTACAAAAAACAACATATAGTAACATAAATCGAAACTGAGAGAGTAACActtaaaaatcatataattttggcatttaccaattcaagataaAAATGGACATAATACTAAATACAATTAGCAACCACCACCCTTTTTTTAGGATATTCctaaatcaacccatatttCCATTTCAGgatgaaacaaagaaaaactgGTACAAAgctggaaaaaaaattcaatctttatcAGTTTCAAGCTCAAAAAAATGCATATTTAACTAAACAATGATAATTAGAAACTAATAAGCAAGAGAATTGGGTAATAAAAGTTCAATCTTTTTGACAAAAGGCACATACCCAATTCTTTATAATGATCAAAATGCTACATTCCTTTATCAATCTATAAAGTGGTGTGATCAAATCAAGAACACCAGATCAATGAATCAAACAGCTCTTAAAAATGGggtgatttgaaaattttggtagaaaaaaatataggaaTCAAATGATTATGTTTTTGGGTTTTGGAGAGATTAAGGAAAATATCAAGATTCAGGGGAAGATGGGAGAAGGAGAGAGAGACCAGATTTACAACATTTTTTACACTATACAATGATGAACAGATGGCAGCAATAAATGGGCTTTATTCAGCTAATGGATATATATTTGTGGCCCAATCCAATCCAAAATATATTACTCCCTCGATCTTAATTTACGTGACATCGTTTGATGgaatatgaaatttaaaaaataaaaaaaaagactttgttAGGTTTAATTATTTGATCTTATTAAAGTTAGTTGTTTGTTTTTAGTTGATTGTTCTTCACAATGAAGTGTTATTGATAAAATGAAGATGTTGTCATTAAATAGTTGTCAAAATAACGTTATTTTTGGGAcggactaaaaaaaaaaggtgtcaCATAAGTTGGGATAGAGGGAATAGAAATTTTTAGGTAAATATAGAGCCTTAGTATGTTGTGTCATGTAACAGAATTTCGTAATTAgtgttattttacctttagatttttaaaaaaatagcgAGATTTTGTTTAGTTACGAAATGTTGAAGCATTTTTGGTTTCAAAACAtagcataataaattatatttgtgTGCATAATATAGTGAAATACATTATAATAAGTATCCTCACGTATATAAATCTCTGTATCGAAATACACTACATTTGCATGCATAACAATAGTAAAATGCATTGTATCAtctttcttaataagtgtgtgtatatatatatatatatatatatatatatatatatatataacttcatTCGTGCGAATAATAAATGTATCAATATATATCTATAATAAAGACAAAAACTAGAGACCATTTATTTGAAGGCAAAATTAAAGACTAACATAGTTTTGACCATTCACATGCCGAAAACCAATTAGCCAATGAACTAGccaaatttttgttttatttccttctttttctatttaatCGTCTGGTGTTCGAAATTTACTTAATCAGCTAATTCAGATGCGATTCATGTAGGGCTCATCGAAAGTGCTCTCCTAAATATAATTgttatattaaaagtaataatGCACAAATGTCGCATCAAGGAAATTCAAGCATCAATATTTGAATTGctaaaaagaaatggaagaaaaaatatgatatatataattgttttttgaattattcaaataaatgtCAAGATGGCCGAGTTGGTCTAAGGCGCCAGTTTCAGGTACTGGTCCGAAAGGGCATGGGTTCAAATCCCATTCttgacaatttatttttttatttttcttttgttgtttcgAGAAAATCAAgttccttctcttctttcttttttcaagtcACGATCAGAATGATGACATtctatttcttttaaattaacaTTGCACTTTAGAAACTAAAGTATGTAATATAACACAATCGTTACAACAATGCATGTatcttatttgttttcttaatatctAAACCACAAATACACTTAAATGAAGAACATAGCCAAATTATGAATCATGTGAATGTAGCTTTTGAACGTAGGTCGCTCTAAAGTCATTAGGTCAAGGTACATTTGTCTGAGTAGGTTGCTCCAAAGTCATTAGTACATCTATCTCGGTGTCACACATCACGTCGCAAGTAATATTCAattaatgatgatgataatgtcCAAACCAACTTGTACATACCTCGATTATTCCATCAAGTATCTTCTTCTACTAGGTGCATCCCAAGCTACTTTCCTTTTAAATGGTGTACATAATAAATCTGTCAATTTAGTGGGTAATTTTCTGAAATTGATCGGCTTATTTCCTGCTTTTTTGTTCTAAAGATGGAAGTTAAATGTCAGTTAAGTTGCTGGCTAACTATTAGTTTGTGTTATGCGCGATGCCGTTGTGTGACCACGTTGAACGAGGAGCTTCAGCGCAATGATAAGAGTTGTGGTAGGTTGTGACCACGGGTTCAAGCTATGGAAACAATCCGACTCTCTTCGGAAAGCCAAGCATCTGTACTGCCCTTACATTTAGACTGATTGGTATGTAACATGTTGTGCACCACACAGAAAGCAGATCTGGTTTTACTTTGCCAATTCTGAGAAAAAATACAGCAATTTATATTGGCACTAGTGTCATTGAAACTAAGACAGTATTTAGTTGAGCAAAAATGAGATTACATT
The DNA window shown above is from Solanum stenotomum isolate F172 chromosome 6, ASM1918654v1, whole genome shotgun sequence and carries:
- the LOC125868003 gene encoding ras-related protein RABA5a-like — translated: MAHNSEEEKKEDYLFKIVLIGDSAVGKSNLLARFARDEFYPNSKSTIGVEFQTQKININGKEVKAQIWDTAGQERFRAVTSAYYRGAVGALLVYDISRRLTFENIGRWLNELQTHSDMNVVIILVGNKSDLKDAREVTTAEGKALAEAKGLFFIETSALDSSNVTSAFQTVVREIYNILSRKVIQSQELQKKDSGRLANGKSVVLQADDGNQETVAETKKGGCCSS